TCCACCAAAAACTCAATCGTCCCGGCGTTGATGTAGCCCACTGCCGCCGCCGCCCGGCAGGCCACCTCGCCCATCTTCTGCCTCAGCGACTCATCCTCGTTCACAAACGGCGAGGGCGACTCTTCCAGCACTTTCTGGTGGCGACGCTGGATCGAACACTCGCGCTCGCCCAGATGAATCACGTTGCCCTGCGTGTCGGCCATGATCTGAATCTCAATGTGCCGCGCCCCGGTCACCAGCTTTTCAAGATAAACGTTGCCATCGCCAAACGCCGACTCGGCTTCGCGCCGGGCCGAGGCCAGTGCATGGAGCATTTCGTCTGCGGAATGAACTTCGCGCATACCCTTGCCGCCGCCGCCTGCCGTGGCCTTAATCAAAAGCGGGAAACCGATCTGCGGCGCGACGGCGACGATCTCTTCGTCGCGCAGGCTGCCCTCAGCCTCAGTTCCCGGAACCACAGGGACGCCGGCCCTGGTCACTGTGGCCCGGGCCACCGCCTTGTCGCCCATCGCCGCAATTGAAGAGGGCTTGGGGCCAATGAACGTAATCTCGGCTTCGGCGCACGCTTCCGCGAAATCCTCCCGCTCGGCCAGGAAACCGTAGCCTGGATGAATGGCGTCAGCCTCGGCGCGCCGGGCCACGTCCAGAATCTTGTCCATACGCAAGTACGACTCGCGAGAGGGGGCCGGGCCGATCAAATAGGCCTCGTCGGCGTAGCGGACGTGGAGAGCGTTGCGGTCGGCTTCCGAATAGACGGCCACCGTTTGGATGCCCAGCTCCCTGCAGGCGCGGATGATGCGGACGGCGATTTCGCCGCGATTGGCAATCAGGACTTTAGTCACCATGAAATGAAAGCTCCTGTTTTGGTAAGCAACTCAATCGTGAAGCAGATTACAAATTGGATGTACCGCCATTATATCCAAAGTCGGCGAGAAATCATCTCTGGCGCCATCTCGGCAATTGGAGAGTGCGATCCGCTGCCGGGCAAGTCAAACTCTCTTGCACATCACGCGCTAATAGAACAACAACCGAAAGCACGTTGTAAGCTGTTTTTTCGATTCCCTTGACCGTTTCTTGACACTCAAGCAGTTACAATGAAGCATCGTTTCGTAAGCAAGGCCAACTTAGGAAGCGTATGCAATGGGGTCAAGGCCTTCTCATCCTATTTCTGTTGTCAGCAAAAAAGAATATCCGCCTGCTGTAAAGCAAAACTCCAAAAGATTCTCGAAAAGCAGGCCGCACCTTCTCGGTCAACCATCTGTAGCGATGAATCTCCCAAGTGGAGATTTCCGGGTAATGTCTTAGAGGAGTCAATTTATGCCAAACCTGATTACGTCTCGCGCACGTTTCTGGTCTCTCTTCACATCTTCGCTCCGTTTTTCTGCGGTCGCCTCCTTCGTAACGATGCTTATCTTGCTGGCAGGCATCCTTGCGCCGAGGAACCTCGCTCAGGCGGCGACCTTTGATATCGGTTGTTCCGGCGGCGTGGGTGATGTTGCCGGACTGATTGCGGCGATCACCACTGCCAATGCCAACGGGGAGGCCGACACTATCAACCTGGCCGCCGATTGCGCCTACACGTTGACGGCGGTTGACAATACCGCTGACGGGCTCCCCACCGGCCTGCCGGCCATCACTACCGACATTATTATCAGCGGCCCCAATGCGACGATTACTCGAGGCGCAGAGGTTCCCGACTTCCGCTTTTTCTATGTTGACCCGGATGGTCACCTGACGCTGAATGACGTAACGGTGAGCAACGGGAATTTACCCAGCACTCTCACCACCACCTTCGGCGGCGCGCTCAGCAATGCCGGAACTACGATTATCAACGGCAGTCATTTTACAAGTAACCTGGCCGGCATCGGCGGCGCCATCAGCAACAGTGGCATTCTGACCATCAACACCTCAACGTTCACCGGCAACACGGCGGCTGTTAATCAAGGCGGCGCGATTGCCAACTTTGCCACCGTGACGATCAGCCAGAGTTCGTTCGACGGCAACAGCGCCGCCAACAATGGCGGCGCGCTCGACAACGCCGCTTTCGGCGGCGGCACGGCCACGGCGACGATTATTGACTCGACCTTGAGCGGGAATACAGCCGGCGGCGCAGGCGGCGCGCTTCTCAACTTCGCGGACAACATCGATCTCGCTTCCACAGCCCTGCTCACAGTTCGCAATAGCGCGCTCGTCGGCAACATGGCGACCGGGTCGGGCGGCGGCATCTTCAATTTTGGCGGCGGCGGCGTGGAGAATGTCGTCATCGAAGACAGCGCCATCACCGGCAACAGTGGCAGCAGCGGCGGCGGTGTTCGCAACAACAACGGCGTGACGACCGTCACCCGCAGTTTGATCAACAACAATACCTCAACTTCAGACGGCGGCGGTTTTTACAATGATGCCGGCACTCTGACCATCGTCAACAGCACTGTCAGCGGCAACACCGCCTCTGTCAATGGCGGCGGCATTTACGAATTTGCCTTCGTCGGTGGTTTCACTACCCATTTGAATAATGTGACCATCACCGGGAACACTGCCGACTCTGATGCAGATGACAATGGCGGCGGCGGCGGCGTATTCAACGACGGCGGC
This genomic interval from Chloroflexota bacterium contains the following:
- the accC gene encoding acetyl-CoA carboxylase biotin carboxylase subunit, whose translation is MVTKVLIANRGEIAVRIIRACRELGIQTVAVYSEADRNALHVRYADEAYLIGPAPSRESYLRMDKILDVARRAEADAIHPGYGFLAEREDFAEACAEAEITFIGPKPSSIAAMGDKAVARATVTRAGVPVVPGTEAEGSLRDEEIVAVAPQIGFPLLIKATAGGGGKGMREVHSADEMLHALASARREAESAFGDGNVYLEKLVTGARHIEIQIMADTQGNVIHLGERECSIQRRHQKVLEESPSPFVNEDESLRQKMGEVACRAAAAVGYINAGTIEFLVDKEKNFYFLEMNTRLQVEHPVTELVTGLDIVKEQIRVARGRKLSREQHEIKLNGWAIECRINAEDPYNNFMPSTGTISASILPTGPGVRVDTCAYSGYVIPRFYDSLISKLICWGETRGEALLRMRRALEEYKIVGVKTNIPLHQNLLDSYRFMTGQFDTRFLEERFQMEEEGAPHPEIAAIVATLVAHRRGQHAAQIVQRGERDTSNWKWVGRYERMHR